One part of the Saprospiraceae bacterium genome encodes these proteins:
- a CDS encoding FHA domain-containing protein: protein MSTNTTTLNPHKQGLAKTIGQGISTIGGSSSVFYTLFYLDGTVSKQAGDHDTVVVSEIFLGRDRDCLVRYGDTRPTVSRKHAVLRWENGVVVLHHLSKTNSTYVNDQEVFGQRPLQNGDVIKLSSDGPRMRFNVAEPGQGVRGMRMTERLSLFAKQGLRPYRNAIVILSALLLIAASFATYYAVKTNDQIEVLKVKQKEIDVLSNKMTDSEKELNKLESQNSDDANRINDLKSQINRYKTNIDVLRNDVRNLDNKTTNLNHELITNSNNTTTQPEVNTTQVLSENPKSSYDNALEELEKDIYYVYVERIEIINSKGELAEVKLNAEWEFWGATGFMTKDGDFITARHVIEPWKYFNPELKELSTSMFGPCSLIHLLSICEFNNINFTVYYKALSKNGNSFTFTNKECNSDPSKDYISKTDEALDKCSKTLADLAKSIFKSNLKKYNDFKSSKRGYTDWTAMRMHNIKSNLEMSRDIIPIKGETLFTLGYPLLSSIQENFDKSKLEPALGTMVVSQGGAKNNVTNVSNHSFTPGNSGGPVFVKRNGKYICVGLVSAASNGIGFVVPCANVR, encoded by the coding sequence ATGTCAACAAATACAACCACTTTAAATCCCCATAAACAAGGCTTGGCAAAAACCATTGGCCAAGGGATCAGTACCATTGGAGGTAGCAGTTCTGTTTTCTATACACTCTTTTACTTGGATGGTACAGTAAGCAAGCAAGCAGGAGATCATGATACAGTAGTAGTGAGCGAGATTTTTCTTGGTAGAGATCGAGATTGTTTGGTCCGTTATGGAGATACCAGGCCAACAGTTTCAAGAAAACATGCTGTCCTTAGATGGGAGAATGGCGTGGTTGTTTTGCATCACTTGAGTAAAACCAACTCCACTTATGTAAACGACCAGGAAGTATTTGGCCAAAGGCCATTGCAGAATGGGGATGTTATTAAATTATCGAGTGACGGTCCCAGAATGCGCTTTAATGTAGCCGAGCCAGGTCAGGGAGTCAGAGGCATGCGAATGACAGAACGATTATCCTTGTTTGCCAAGCAAGGTTTAAGACCGTATAGAAATGCAATCGTTATACTTTCTGCACTCCTATTAATAGCAGCTTCTTTCGCAACATATTATGCTGTCAAAACAAATGATCAAATCGAAGTGCTAAAAGTCAAGCAGAAGGAAATTGATGTATTATCAAATAAAATGACAGATTCTGAAAAAGAGCTTAATAAATTAGAATCACAAAATAGTGATGATGCCAATAGAATCAATGACCTTAAGTCTCAAATTAATCGGTATAAAACCAATATTGATGTGTTGAGAAATGATGTGAGAAATCTTGATAATAAAACGACCAACTTAAATCATGAACTAATCACAAATTCCAACAATACAACCACACAACCAGAAGTCAATACAACTCAAGTCTTATCTGAGAATCCTAAATCTTCCTACGACAATGCTTTAGAAGAGCTTGAAAAAGATATTTATTATGTGTATGTGGAAAGAATTGAAATCATTAATTCCAAAGGCGAGTTAGCTGAGGTAAAATTAAATGCTGAATGGGAATTTTGGGGGGCTACAGGATTCATGACAAAAGATGGTGATTTTATAACAGCCCGACACGTTATCGAACCCTGGAAATATTTTAATCCGGAGTTAAAAGAATTAAGTACTTCGATGTTTGGACCTTGCTCACTAATCCATCTGCTTAGTATTTGTGAATTTAATAATATCAATTTCACTGTTTACTATAAAGCGCTGTCAAAAAATGGAAATAGCTTTACATTCACCAATAAAGAATGCAATAGCGATCCAAGTAAAGATTATATCTCCAAAACAGATGAAGCTCTCGACAAATGCTCAAAAACATTGGCAGACTTGGCGAAGAGTATTTTTAAATCCAATTTAAAGAAATACAATGATTTTAAATCTTCGAAGCGTGGCTACACTGATTGGACTGCAATGCGAATGCATAATATCAAATCAAATCTTGAAATGTCAAGAGATATTATTCCGATTAAAGGAGAAACGCTTTTTACTTTAGGATATCCATTGTTATCTTCTATCCAGGAAAATTTTGATAAAAGCAAACTGGAGCCTGCACTAGGTACCATGGTCGTTAGTCAGGGTGGAGCAAAAAATAATGTCACCAATGTTTCAAACCATTCCTTCACTCCAGGTAATTCTGGAGGGCCGGTATTTGTTAAAAGGAATGGAAAATATATCTGTGTAGGTTTAGTTTCAGCTGCAAGCAATGGAATAGGTTTTGTTGTGCCTTGTGCTAACGTTAGATAA
- a CDS encoding outer membrane beta-barrel protein, translating into MKKSHLVSIAILAIIIIAPTLNAQRVNRTFGAGLQTTPFTYGLSAKYGVSDNIALQGIIAPFSVSVFNASVSLNYYGGRFIYRFPGEINSGVVLDPYLFIGLGVMVLSSNFIEASSVTVIKSYMVGAGLELILAKKIGLSLDVSYGKQDILGLIAVNSTAIGGGVHYYFN; encoded by the coding sequence ATGAAAAAATCACATTTAGTTTCTATTGCTATTTTAGCAATCATTATTATTGCGCCAACTTTAAACGCTCAACGTGTCAATAGAACCTTTGGGGCCGGATTACAGACTACACCTTTTACCTATGGACTTAGTGCAAAATATGGCGTTTCTGATAATATCGCTCTGCAAGGAATTATTGCACCATTTAGCGTAAGTGTATTCAATGCTTCTGTATCCCTGAATTATTATGGTGGCAGATTCATATATCGATTTCCAGGCGAAATAAATAGTGGCGTCGTTTTAGACCCCTATTTATTTATTGGTCTCGGAGTAATGGTTCTAAGTAGTAATTTTATTGAAGCTTCATCAGTAACTGTTATAAAATCATACATGGTTGGGGCTGGACTAGAATTAATTTTAGCAAAGAAAATTGGACTATCTTTAGATGTTAGTTATGGTAAACAAGATATTTTGGGATTAATTGCTGTAAATTCAACTGCAATCGGAGGTGGGGTGCATTATTATTTTAATTAA
- a CDS encoding serine/threonine-protein kinase translates to MIQEGQIIDGYKIIKFLGSGSFSQVWMANFDDGTDWALKVFDKSIQEDFKLMVEKEYDEIVNLKHANIVSPKKYGYYTEGPYLIYPLCDGSLSYLITNRIAEKKKNRESIENIFSEKELANILLDLSKALIFLKEHKIIHQDIKPANILYKNDEQEGSKYFLSDFGTSFFINKTISKSDIYKDQTKDRYTTYGLSLGYAAPEVYKNNPIYYSDIFSLGVTAYEMACGDLPSKSQNLGLGYALLHESVVPDLPGNYSSGFKSFIKSMMNRFPENRPDANEIFRVTSHYMQTGIWQVEREVRTRGETGFLTKGERISSRGYNLPKSPKTRKSNIIGIFAKKYKNPFLIFLAAILVVLILFFMFFKDGTAQQMEVILHDAKISGHYAEAIAQLQQLSTDNLEVSDKIVRLQEVIRKYERIDPFVDDVAVVSTKNAKGTLNSDFQEIIPAIYTAINISHDIVFVQSKDNLWGAFDKDGKSLLKCEFIKIEFSPDFSQLIAFDKNQNKIVKVIH, encoded by the coding sequence ATGATTCAGGAAGGACAAATCATTGACGGTTATAAAATCATAAAATTCCTTGGAAGCGGCAGCTTCTCTCAGGTATGGATGGCCAATTTTGATGATGGAACTGACTGGGCATTGAAAGTATTTGATAAATCTATACAGGAAGATTTTAAATTGATGGTTGAGAAAGAATACGATGAGATTGTGAATCTCAAACATGCAAACATTGTCTCCCCAAAAAAATACGGATACTACACAGAGGGCCCTTACCTGATATATCCTTTGTGTGATGGAAGTTTAAGTTATCTGATTACAAATCGCATTGCAGAGAAAAAGAAAAACAGAGAATCCATTGAAAATATATTTTCAGAAAAGGAATTGGCCAATATTCTTTTAGACCTCAGTAAAGCGTTGATCTTCTTAAAAGAACATAAAATCATTCACCAGGATATTAAACCAGCCAATATTCTTTACAAGAACGATGAACAAGAAGGTTCCAAGTATTTCCTTAGTGATTTTGGAACCAGTTTTTTTATCAATAAAACCATTTCGAAAAGCGATATTTACAAAGATCAGACAAAAGACAGGTACACCACGTATGGACTGTCTCTTGGTTATGCGGCTCCTGAAGTATATAAAAATAATCCAATATATTACAGTGATATTTTTTCTTTAGGTGTAACAGCTTATGAAATGGCATGTGGCGATCTTCCTTCCAAATCTCAGAACCTGGGTCTTGGATATGCACTCTTGCATGAAAGTGTAGTTCCTGATTTACCGGGAAATTATTCAAGCGGTTTTAAATCATTCATTAAAAGTATGATGAACCGTTTTCCAGAAAACAGACCGGATGCAAATGAAATTTTTAGAGTTACCAGTCATTATATGCAAACCGGAATCTGGCAAGTTGAACGCGAAGTAAGGACCCGCGGTGAAACCGGCTTTCTTACTAAAGGTGAACGGATTTCATCCAGAGGATATAATCTTCCTAAATCACCCAAAACCAGAAAATCAAATATTATTGGAATATTTGCTAAAAAGTATAAGAACCCATTTTTAATTTTCCTTGCAGCAATCCTTGTTGTACTTATTTTATTTTTCATGTTTTTTAAGGATGGCACTGCACAACAAATGGAAGTTATTCTGCATGACGCAAAAATTAGTGGACATTACGCTGAAGCAATTGCTCAATTGCAACAACTATCAACTGATAACCTCGAAGTGTCAGACAAAATAGTCCGACTACAAGAAGTTATTCGTAAATATGAAAGAATAGATCCTTTTGTAGATGATGTTGCTGTAGTTTCAACTAAAAATGCTAAAGGAACTTTAAATAGCGATTTTCAGGAAATCATTCCTGCCATATATACGGCCATAAATATTTCACATGACATTGTTTTTGTGCAATCAAAAGACAATTTATGGGGAGCATTTGACAAAGATGGTAAGTCCTTATTAAAATGCGAATTTATCAAAATTGAATTTAGTCCTGATTTTAGTCAATTGATTGCATTTGATAAAAATCAAAATAAAATAGTCAAAGTCATTCATTGA
- a CDS encoding protein kinase — protein sequence MNSNQNKTFFETKGGIPENFKFNQFDKLYLKSGPYICKQSLGEGGFGQVYQIENENDHNEFAMKILDLAAKDPREFDNYKRRFFQGFDIGTLKSGNLVTNYYSGEIQGNPYILMEYCDQGNLRSRIGKDFSRDEIDNLGRAILSGLITLHKNGIVHRDLKPENILFDHNNDPKLSDYDISIMINQRQTLTNWLGHLKQVWGTLPYAPPEQLDPSKGFKALTFASDIFSFGVTMYETVTKGCLPYGSYEEVKNNPEKYYDRISKGEFIPVDKYNRNIYPYWIHIIQKCISSNSSDRYSNAMEVFDDLPLEESNVIITEDHPVIEGVWNFVILNGSERGKVYNLNELLNAKMTNQLTIGYAENRNNRTNDINVNEYYTRYISRKQATLIFEQGVWSIRDGQWDDSSPVPYWKPSKNGTYVNSFELDPNDVIFLKDGDIIQIGDDTSIQLQLK from the coding sequence ATGAATTCTAATCAAAATAAAACTTTCTTCGAAACCAAGGGTGGAATTCCTGAGAACTTTAAATTTAATCAATTCGATAAATTATATCTGAAGTCAGGGCCTTACATCTGTAAACAGAGTCTTGGAGAGGGCGGTTTTGGCCAAGTTTACCAAATTGAAAATGAAAATGACCACAACGAGTTTGCTATGAAAATCCTGGACCTAGCAGCTAAAGATCCAAGAGAGTTTGATAATTACAAAAGAAGATTTTTCCAGGGTTTTGATATCGGTACTCTTAAATCCGGAAACCTCGTAACCAATTATTATTCCGGTGAGATTCAGGGCAATCCTTATATATTAATGGAGTATTGTGATCAAGGGAATTTGCGCTCCAGGATTGGAAAAGATTTTTCAAGAGATGAAATTGATAACCTAGGCAGGGCCATCTTGTCCGGCCTTATAACCTTACACAAAAATGGAATTGTTCACCGGGATCTTAAACCGGAAAATATTCTTTTTGATCATAACAATGACCCCAAATTGTCAGACTACGATATCTCTATCATGATTAATCAAAGACAGACATTAACTAATTGGCTGGGTCATTTAAAGCAAGTGTGGGGAACTTTGCCATACGCTCCACCTGAGCAATTGGATCCTTCAAAAGGATTTAAAGCCTTAACCTTTGCTTCAGATATATTTAGTTTTGGTGTTACGATGTACGAAACAGTAACAAAGGGTTGTCTTCCTTATGGATCTTATGAGGAAGTAAAAAACAATCCTGAAAAATATTATGACCGAATTAGTAAAGGCGAATTTATTCCGGTCGACAAGTATAATAGAAACATCTATCCTTACTGGATTCACATCATTCAAAAATGCATTTCATCAAACTCTTCAGACAGATACTCCAATGCCATGGAAGTATTTGATGATCTTCCACTAGAAGAAAGTAATGTCATTATTACGGAGGACCATCCCGTCATTGAAGGCGTCTGGAATTTTGTTATTCTGAATGGTTCGGAAAGAGGTAAGGTTTATAATTTAAATGAATTGTTGAATGCTAAAATGACCAACCAGTTGACCATAGGATATGCAGAAAACAGAAATAACAGAACCAATGATATCAATGTAAATGAATATTATACCAGATACATCTCGAGAAAACAGGCTACCTTGATATTCGAACAAGGAGTCTGGAGTATTCGGGATGGCCAATGGGACGATAGCAGTCCTGTACCTTACTGGAAACCTTCGAAAAACGGCACCTATGTTAATTCTTTTGAACTGGACCCTAATGATGTAATCTTTTTAAAAGATGGAGATATTATACAAATCGGAGATGATACTTCCATTCAATTACAATTAAAATAG
- a CDS encoding response regulator transcription factor, which produces MNEKLKVIVIDGHEESCKSLKYFIQNHFPNLEYAGEACSLDSAYKLIQKASPQIALMDLNLDGGTSAELISRLLKENSLNFEIIFVTDNDADSLSNLINFTALDYIKKPIENDEAKNKLQNALTKASLNVDKRIFKEQIRIFVDLVSKTTTNTNKRIALHLLRGFIQFVNINDIVLLKTDDNITRVSLNDGRVLNSINNLLFYSKLLTPEMGFIRISQSTLVNNVYIDKFNPSEKRIILTNGESQDCSRRGAKMFKDYLDIQGSQAGIQSEGGLQTMLDKFTSFFKS; this is translated from the coding sequence ATGAATGAAAAATTAAAGGTGATTGTCATTGATGGACATGAAGAGTCCTGTAAATCCTTAAAGTATTTTATACAAAATCACTTTCCAAATTTAGAATATGCAGGTGAGGCTTGTTCGCTTGATTCCGCTTATAAATTAATCCAAAAAGCTTCTCCTCAAATTGCATTAATGGATTTAAATCTTGATGGAGGAACAAGCGCTGAACTTATTTCACGTCTATTAAAAGAGAATAGTCTGAACTTTGAAATCATTTTTGTCACAGACAATGATGCAGATTCCCTTTCCAATTTGATCAATTTTACTGCTCTTGATTATATTAAAAAACCTATTGAAAACGATGAAGCTAAGAATAAACTTCAGAATGCTTTAACCAAAGCAAGCCTTAATGTTGACAAAAGAATTTTTAAAGAGCAAATCCGGATATTTGTTGATCTTGTATCAAAAACCACCACTAACACCAACAAGAGAATTGCTTTGCACCTCTTGCGTGGCTTCATCCAGTTTGTAAATATCAATGACATTGTATTATTAAAAACAGATGACAACATTACCCGGGTCTCCCTCAATGATGGCAGGGTTTTAAATTCAATCAATAATCTTTTATTCTATTCTAAGCTTTTAACACCTGAAATGGGTTTTATCAGAATTAGCCAAAGCACTCTGGTTAATAACGTTTATATAGACAAATTCAACCCGTCTGAAAAAAGGATAATCCTGACAAATGGAGAATCCCAAGATTGTTCAAGAAGGGGAGCCAAGATGTTTAAAGACTACCTGGATATACAAGGAAGTCAAGCTGGAATCCAATCTGAAGGAGGGTTACAAACGATGTTGGATAAGTTTACAAGCTTTTTCAAGTCCTAA
- a CDS encoding serine/threonine-protein phosphatase → MYKLLSIKYSAATHGGMHRDNNEDNLAILKVSENNFEFSDKLNLNEAEVNDFNVDPERLFYCTVADGIGGANAGELASEIAIKIFQDSISENKKASISNNDMGNFLRNTILLAHDKICEVSRDDPSKTGMGTTIVVASINLNGLCVAWSGDSRAYLWSPKPLKNRDQRLGLNQMELLTSDHSLVWEQVESGDISPEEARVHHLSHIINQNLGSIDTKPRPDIVFRKLNKGERILLCSDGLNSMLTEAQIEKTLSLHLPLSEIVNQFIFQANDAGGFDNISIILLEVMDVEEDSSSAGKSSHEFNTSTQVIKKSDSNKLLLNLSILAIASCIVFLLFFIYKETKNPSGAFLNNNSKMDSTGKEKEIIQVATGLSTKPSLDSTLVRKDSIAKLDSNVSVQKNIINNVTSKKNVRSEISTNPIPSKVIDSIIVDTNSQKNIDLKHKFPKILPTKKSKNK, encoded by the coding sequence ATGTACAAATTGTTATCCATAAAATATAGTGCTGCAACACACGGAGGAATGCACAGGGATAACAATGAAGATAATTTAGCTATATTAAAAGTCAGTGAAAACAACTTTGAATTTTCTGATAAATTAAATTTAAATGAAGCAGAAGTAAATGATTTTAATGTTGATCCTGAAAGATTATTTTATTGCACAGTTGCAGATGGAATCGGTGGAGCGAATGCAGGCGAGTTAGCATCAGAAATTGCCATAAAAATATTTCAGGATTCTATTTCGGAAAATAAAAAGGCAAGCATATCTAACAACGATATGGGTAATTTTTTAAGAAATACCATCTTGCTAGCTCATGATAAAATTTGCGAAGTATCACGAGACGATCCTTCAAAAACAGGTATGGGGACTACCATCGTTGTTGCTTCAATAAATCTAAATGGTCTTTGTGTGGCATGGAGCGGTGATAGTAGAGCTTATCTATGGAGTCCAAAACCATTGAAAAATAGGGATCAACGTTTGGGTCTCAATCAAATGGAGTTACTCACCAGCGATCATAGTCTCGTTTGGGAGCAAGTGGAGTCCGGTGATATCTCACCCGAAGAAGCCAGAGTTCATCATTTGAGCCATATTATTAATCAAAATTTAGGGTCAATTGACACTAAGCCAAGACCCGATATTGTTTTCAGGAAGCTCAATAAAGGAGAACGGATTTTGTTATGTTCAGATGGTTTAAATTCGATGCTTACAGAAGCTCAAATTGAAAAAACACTTTCTTTGCATCTACCCTTATCAGAAATAGTGAATCAATTTATTTTTCAGGCAAATGATGCAGGTGGTTTTGACAATATAAGCATCATACTTTTGGAAGTGATGGATGTGGAAGAGGACTCTTCCAGCGCTGGAAAAAGCTCTCATGAGTTCAATACTTCAACACAGGTAATTAAAAAATCAGACTCAAATAAACTATTATTGAATTTATCCATCTTGGCAATTGCGAGCTGCATTGTTTTTCTGTTGTTTTTCATTTATAAAGAAACAAAAAATCCATCTGGTGCCTTCTTAAATAATAATTCAAAAATGGACTCAACTGGTAAGGAGAAAGAAATTATTCAAGTTGCAACAGGGCTGTCCACTAAACCTTCTCTTGACAGTACATTGGTTAGAAAAGATAGTATAGCTAAATTGGATAGCAATGTATCGGTTCAGAAAAATATAATTAATAATGTAACTAGTAAAAAGAATGTCCGGTCAGAAATAAGTACGAATCCAATTCCTTCTAAAGTTATTGATTCTATTATTGTAGATACTAACTCACAAAAAAATATTGACTTGAAACATAAGTTTCCAAAAATTTTGCCGACAAAGAAATCAAAAAATAAATGA
- a CDS encoding T9SS type A sorting domain-containing protein, with protein MKSKLIFSFISLMNVTLCFGQPIPLNKNQTLICKETATWCGPCGSWGWDLQELLEADNKDKALVIALHVWNSDLDNAITTAWEQNFTATNGIPCWYASGIDKTEWAKNSGGVSPYAIRKAINDEVNKFNSAQVKANSSFKYTFKNDSLYTSCTSKFFQNLTGEYYLGVYLLEDSVLNKQNTDNGIVQKYHLNVLRASIDNSPFGTLLAKGSIASGKQYSTNFNSYYLDPKKVNFKKAFIATIIWKKENGKYYLINTNKTNEYIQKSINTAVINENKELQIKIYPSPIISAGLLLIKSPNKYDHAEIGIYDINGNLLKHQYVDIQPELNSIELETCNLESGSYFIKIKTGNSFISERFIKLNK; from the coding sequence ATGAAAAGTAAATTGATTTTTAGTTTTATCTCATTAATGAATGTTACTTTATGTTTTGGCCAACCAATTCCTTTGAATAAAAATCAAACTTTAATATGTAAAGAAACTGCCACATGGTGCGGCCCATGTGGATCCTGGGGATGGGACTTGCAGGAACTTCTTGAAGCTGATAATAAAGATAAAGCTTTGGTTATTGCTTTACATGTTTGGAACTCGGATCTTGATAATGCTATAACAACTGCTTGGGAACAAAATTTTACAGCAACAAATGGAATCCCTTGCTGGTATGCTTCGGGTATAGATAAAACGGAATGGGCTAAGAATTCTGGTGGTGTCTCACCGTATGCAATTCGAAAAGCCATTAATGATGAAGTAAATAAGTTCAATAGTGCACAGGTTAAAGCGAATTCATCTTTTAAGTATACTTTTAAAAATGATTCATTATATACTTCTTGCACTTCAAAATTTTTCCAGAATTTGACAGGTGAATATTATCTTGGTGTTTACCTATTAGAAGACAGTGTACTGAATAAACAAAATACGGATAATGGAATTGTCCAGAAATATCATTTAAATGTTTTAAGGGCCTCCATAGACAATTCACCTTTTGGAACTCTTTTAGCCAAAGGATCTATTGCTAGTGGAAAACAATATTCAACAAATTTCAATTCATATTATTTAGACCCAAAGAAGGTGAATTTCAAAAAAGCTTTCATTGCAACTATAATCTGGAAAAAAGAAAATGGGAAATATTATTTGATTAATACTAATAAAACAAATGAATATATTCAGAAAAGTATTAACACAGCAGTAATCAATGAAAATAAAGAATTGCAAATTAAAATTTATCCCAGTCCAATAATATCTGCTGGTCTGCTATTAATAAAGTCACCTAATAAATATGATCATGCTGAAATCGGAATTTATGATATAAATGGAAATTTACTCAAGCATCAATACGTAGATATTCAACCAGAGCTTAATTCTATTGAGCTTGAAACTTGCAATTTAGAAAGTGGAAGCTATTTTATAAAAATTAAAACAGGGAATTCCTTCATATCAGAAAGATTCATAAAATTAAATAAATAA